The following DNA comes from Papaver somniferum cultivar HN1 unplaced genomic scaffold, ASM357369v1 unplaced-scaffold_99, whole genome shotgun sequence.
GATAGGTGTCAAAACGTGTAAAAGCAAAATATTACACAAAAAGTTTGTTTGCCAACAAATTGTCACTCGATGAATATTGGTCTAGCTTGCTAGAGTCCCCTCATATTATTGGTGATGACCTAAGCCTTGAAGTATTTGTGGCTATCTTTTGAGAACTAATTCACAGATAGAATAATCTGAAGAAGATCAGATCTTCTCTTGTGGTTAAAATAAAGAGTTAGATGATACTTTTAAAAAGCATATTTAAAAGGAAAATGAAGCTGTTCAAGTTGGTTAGAAATTAACTGGTAACTAGTGCAAAAACATTTTATAGACAACAAGGAACTCTGGTTAATTAAGTTAAGAGGTAAACTGCACTGCATACATTAATTTGGAAATAATTCCTTACAAAATACGTACAACGAGCTTCGGAATTAAATCCTTCTCTCTGTGCATCAAAGGCATGCGCATGTACATATATATAGCTACATACTCAAAATACATTATACACCAGGGGGGAATGAGGATTTCGATCTATTTCTGTGATTTGGGAAACTGAACTCCATAGTCAGTGTCATCAACAATGGTCGTTGCAGCAATGGTTTTGGTTCCATTGGTTGTGGAAATTGGCAATTCAAGGTCATCTCCTTTGCCACTGCTATCCAATGATAATGGCGAGGGATTGTAATCTTTGCTTTTGCCCCATATAACAGAATACAAGCCGATAACGATAATTATCGCACCAATAACGCTGCAAGACCCACCCGAATATATAAATCAGTTATAGGACATCGTATTGGCGGTATTATAAGATAAACATTTTTGTATCTGTGTACAGTGTACTTAAGAGAAAATCTTATGATATTGTGATATATACCTTCCAAGGTGAATTTGTTCAGCTAGAATCAAAGAACCCAGAACTGCAACTATGATCATACATAGAGGATTGAAGGCAGTGACAAAAACCGGTCCTCTTTCCTTTATTACCACTGATTGTAAGTAGTACGCGAGTGCTGAGCAAACCACTCCCTACGAACAAAGAATGATGCTAAACTGGTCATTCTGAGTACAGTTTTTAGCCAAAGAATGGTGAATTAGCGTGCGAAACTATTGGTACGTCTAGTTGGTAACCAGTACAACCTATTAATGACTTATTTCACTTACGGAATAAATTGGAGCAAGGGTCCTTGAATCCATGCCCAAGGCCCATTCACTAGTATGATGCTCCATCACAACTGCTACTGCTCCACCTTCAATCATTCCCATGAAGCATATCAGAGTAGTGAGAGAGAGCTCTGCGGGGTAATCTCTTAGAGTGAACGACTGCAACAATTATTTTGATTAGCGATTTTGAAGTTGTAGATTAAAAGCCCGTATAAAACTACGttaacttaaaataataaaagaggtaTGATCGACTCACTTGTAATATGAAGAAGGCAGACCAACCAACACAACTGGCCATGACCATCAAGGTTCCAACAACCCATTTGTGATCACCAGAAGAAgaggctgaagaagaagaaccagttCCTGTGTGGGCTGAGCTCGTTCCGAACATGTTCATGACGGGTCCCTTGTACAATGTCATCAATGTGGCTCCACCCAAAGTGACCATGGTTCCAACAATCTTAGCTATGCTGTGTATATTCTTAATCTTTACTTTCTCTAACCTAATCAGCCaaatcacaaaaagaaaaaatgatatAAAATTAGATACTGGATTCTCTTTTACTTTTGGAATTATTGTTAgccttttaaaaagaaaaaaaaaatcttttcattttattttagcaATAGTACGTCCCAACAACTGGAGATTGTAATAGAATAGGTGGTTTAATCTATGTACGTACCGAAATAAAATTGCCATGATGAAGGTGACCGCAGGAAGAATGTTAACAATTGCAGAAGCAAAAGTTGCAGATGTGTACTTCATCCCAAGATAATATAAGTTCTGATCAAACACTGGCCTGTAAATTAAAATTGATTCAATATTAATTAAAACTTTATAACAAATAATATTGTACTAAAATAATACAGTTTATCTAAAAAACATAATGGAAACAAGACGGCAAGGAGATATATAATGGAAACAAGCGTAGTTTTTGGCTCAAACAATTTCTAACTTAAAACTCTAGATGCAAGAGAAGAGATGGTTCAAGTAAGTCATTTTAAAGACAAGATAACCACGTTTGTAACAGTCACGTTATAGTCTTTTGCTTGAAACGTGATGatgttcaaaaaaataaaataagtcaTAGGACATCTTTCATCTATTCAAAAGATCTTCTTAATTAGCGAATTTTCAGTTTggtatcaaggaaaatatatccgaTCGGGCCGAGTGTTAGTGTATAGTGCGAAGTAATTAGCGAATTTTTCAGTTTggtatcaaggaaaatatatgacGATCGGGTCGATTGTTAGTGTATAGTGCGAAGTAGAGCTGATTTTTAGAGCTTTCCGTCCTCGGCCAGTTTGGATGAACATGCATCTAATTGTGTGTTTTTGAGCCGTATACTAACTTATCAGGAAAGGTACAAAATAGAGAGCAGAGCATTACTCTAAGAAGCCAAGCAACATTATCTTGAAGAAAATAGGGAGCGTCAACTTTGGCCTTGTTTTCCTGTCAAAATAAGGAGCAGATAATTTTAGATGCAGAATTTGCAGTTAGCATAATATCTATCAGTATACTTCATCAAGCTGAAATTATAATGCATAATGGGGATGAGAGTGAGAGAGCAACCTTTCGAAATACAACGCAAAAGGAGCAATGGCAATGGTGGCAGCTGCATGACGGTAAACAACCAGTACGTAGGTACTCATACCACGTTTCAAACAAAGCATGGTAATAATATACATTCCAGCATAACCAAATGACAAAGAAACCATAGCCAAGTATGGTTTAATCTTATTGAAAGCTTTACAGAAAACCTCAAACATTTTTTGGACTTCCATCTTATGAATCTCTCTTTAGAAGTAATAAACTAGCTAGCTGCTCACTCGCTCGCTCACCCTGCCAAATATGTGATGAATATAAAACATAAAACTTCTCTTCTTATTTATACCCAAAGAAAAGAGCATgcaaataagaaataaaaaagaaactaattaattaattaaaaaataattaaatgaaaGCAAAACCATTTCATCAAACCACTTCTATATGTCTAAGCAGGCACTCACACAAAAACCCTTGCCAGACTCCCTTATCCATCAACTTATTTCACCCATTTCACAAGCAACAAGAATCCCTACTTTGATGATAGACTCTAAGAAAAAGAATACATTGTTGAGATTCATATTTTAGAAAGatctttatattttctttattacgAATATTTAGAGAAAGAGAGGGAAAACAAATATGGATACATCTATTTCTCTTCTTTGTTAAGTGGGGGAGAAGAAAGTTTTGATCCATTTGACAACGTACCTAATGAAATTAAGTTTTAGTGCTCTATGATGGTGTTAATTTAATGGTTTTGTTTGTGGGTTAATTTTAGTTCATGCAAAGTTTGGTGGTTGTAATCAGTGTTTCATCTAACTATCTAAGTACTGGTAAAATGACATTAATGGATAAGATAATGAGACAAGTACTCATTATTTACGCATAGGTCATGGTCTTTGGTGCGCTCACCTTTGGACTCCAACGTACTTGAACGTCCTAGCTTAGCTAACTAATGTTTCTTTTAAGTAGAAATCTACGTTTAATCCCattttagttgggctttggacgCTCTAGTCCACCCCTCTCAAACCTGATACTCGGAGGTCCTAATTTACCAAATGTTGAACGGGTTAGTCCTTTCTTTAACGATTCAATCCAaattgaattattttgatgaccGAAATGACCCTTTTACGAAAACAAGAGTACTATTTCATTTCTTTGTTCGTCTCTGGCGGCACATCCTCGGTGAAACTTACGGAGAAAAAACAGAGGCATCTTTCATTTCTTTTCGATCGGGAATCAAGATGATTGATACATAGTGAATTTTTCATCAATTTTCTATAACGATTTCTACCAttaccttttgttttcttctcttctAATTCATCTCCATCTCGATCTGAGctcaaaataatttcaaaacttcaatctagggttttatttttgttttgtttttgatttgtagCCATcgaaatggagaagatgatgatgatgctgtCCATTTGAAGAACTTCCACAAGCGTATCAAACGACAAGAGGAACTTATTTAAGACATTAAGGTAAGGAAATTAAGCAATGgattaatttagttttttttttctgttttccttgatgatttttgTATTGAAATTGGTATATTTTTAAAAATGCTCACTTGATGAGAATGTTAATTTGTTTTAGAACACAATGGGGAATTTTGAATTTGAGATCAACAAATTAAGCATTTTAAAATTAGGAAATTAAAGAAATATGTAATGTTAATAACCATATGAATGTAGGAGAATGTTGAGATACAAAGAGTGACCCACTTTATATGAGATTTTTACGTAatcatatgaaaaaaaaaaggaaccaaAAATGTAGCAATCCATGAATTTTGGTCTCAAATAATGGAAGTAAGTTCTATTCTTATGTTTTTATTAGTACCAAAGCGGAAATAATTTAGTGCCATTGGTCATTACCTTGTGAGCTTGCATGTAGGCTACCCCGAGGGGTGACCTTTCCAATCAAGATGATGTTCTATTAAGATCTCTTTTTGTCTTCCTTGTTTCTTGTTACATTTCCAGTTTAGCTCGTTGATATGTTGTATAATAGTGTCACTTCTAGTAACTCTTGTACACAATTTTATTTCCTATAATCTACTTTCAGATCCAGTGTATGATTTGTATCCGCTCAATCAATGAATTTTGGTAGTGCTAGAGGTTGACTAATATGCTAACCTTGTAAAGAATGAAAGAAGAGAAATAGATATCATATTTAGAGTATATTTTTACTTGAGATGTCAGAAGGTTGGTTTATTTGTACTAGGTTTAGGATTTTGATTCTTCAAGATACTGTTTAATAAATTCTAAAACAATAGGATCCACTTGCTACTTACAGGTGCAAACATAGAAAATCACAAGTGGTTTTTTGGTAGCTACTAAAACCTGGGTACAAAACTATATTATACCCTGATGCACTTTGACACTAATCTTTCTTGGTTTTATGGATTTCGTAGCTATTTTATGGTTTTTAAGtgaatcaattctagttattttctgtattttgtagatgtgtacatagttgtacaccattgtcgtGCCTCATTTTTTAGGTATTAACATTTTACAATTACAAGGATTAGGGCATTGTTAACGTCTTAGCTGCTCAAATTTTTTGACATATTTGAcaagaaaattaataaaaatggATGAATCAGTTCTAGATATTTTCTATATTTTGTAGATGTGTAAGTAGTTGTACACCATTATCTTATATCACTTATAAGCATTACACTTTTTACATCGAGTCCATGTCTTATGTAGCTTATACACAAAGCTATGTTTTACAGGTGGTGAAGTTGCAACAAAGAAATGTGGCATAATATTTGATCTAAACTCTGGAATTGTGTACCCAATTAGTGTCTTCACTCCGGGGAAGAAAAAGTTAATGATTTTGTACCAGGTTATGGAATAGACTTCTCATCCACCATGCTCCCTCATTTGCGAATGTAGTAAATTACTTATGGTTCTATGAGTTTCTTGGTGATTGCAAAGTATCTGATACGTTTTCGAAAGGATGGACAGTATCTATGATGAATGCGGTCGGTGCACACGTAAGGTATACATTTATCGGATGGATAGAATCTGTGATGAATGTGGTCGGTGCATACGAAGGGTATAGGCTTTGTTTTTCCTTGTTGATAGTCATGACTTAAATATACAACGATTTTGTAGTTTGGTTAATGTGCattctaattatttttttgttgcgTTTGTTTTGTGCAACGTCGGCTTGGCATATCAAGGTTGTACATACTGGATGTGTTCATTGTGCTTGATAGTATATTTTGTACAAATGTCAAAGATACTTTCGGCGTGTCATATACGAGTAAAGTTTGATTGTCACTGATATCCAGAAATTCTCAACTGCTGAGGTACAtactctctttttgatttttttttttatagaattcCCTCATATAATTTTCGTATACTTGGAATATGTAAGTGTCGGAAGCAAAAGTAGTAACAATATAGATGCTATGAagctttcttttggattttggtaAGCTAGCATGGACATAATGACTTTGGATTTTGGTAAGCCTGATAAGAACCAAAAGTCATGGAATATTAGGAGTTAATGTTGATTTGTTAATGTGTACACAACTATAAACATGATTCTTAatgtatacataaatgtacacatgttgattttcaATGTGCACGTAATTGTACACTTGCtgataattttgataaataattcCTTAGATGAGTATTTGCTAATATGTAGCTTTGTTTCTACAGAAGCTATTATTGTAGTCTTCCTTTGTAAGGTGGACATTTTAACCGTTTAAGAATTCAAAGAGAAAACACACTTGTACTTTCCTAATAGAGCCTTGAATAATTTTACATTGTGTATAGTTTAAGTTATATGTACCTTTGTTCTTTTATTTCCTAACTGCGGCTTTTGCATCCTTTAAAAATGAGCTTATTCACCTCTATCCTTTGACATACAACTGAATCAGGGTTTCTTTATGTATTAGCTATTTCTTCAAGCTCTACTTAAGTCTGAAAACCCTTCTTCTTTATAGTCTTCCCAAACGTGCTATTTTGTTTTAGtggttgtttgtttggtttgctcTTTGTTAATCTCACCCTACCCTACTGCTCCCTCCTTCCTATTTTGATTTAGTggttgtttgtttgattgatgtATACATAATTCTACACCTTTTGTTTCTagtcatttattttttttatttgtttattttgtaaCCTCACACGCTTCCTTGGCACTTGATGCTTATTTAAATCACATCCTTGTTCCAATAAGATATTGATGCTTCACCTGAGTATTTAATGTTTAAGATTCATTgtatgttaatgtgtacatagttgtacacatgttgattcttgATGTGCATGTAATTGTACACCTGTCGATTAATGTGCAcaca
Coding sequences within:
- the LOC113346295 gene encoding WAT1-related protein At1g44800-like, with the protein product MEVQKMFEVFCKAFNKIKPYLAMVSLSFGYAGMYIITMLCLKRGMSTYVLVVYRHAAATIAIAPFALYFERKTRPKLTLPIFFKIMLLGFLEPVFDQNLYYLGMKYTSATFASAIVNILPAVTFIMAILFRLEKVKIKNIHSIAKIVGTMVTLGGATLMTLYKGPVMNMFGTSSAHTGTGSSSSASSSGDHKWVVGTLMVMASCVGWSAFFILQSFTLRDYPAELSLTTLICFMGMIEGGAVAVVMEHHTSEWALGMDSRTLAPIYSGVVCSALAYYLQSVVIKERGPVFVTAFNPLCMIIVAVLGSLILAEQIHLGSVIGAIIIVIGLYSVIWGKSKDYNPSPLSLDSSGKGDDLELPISTTNGTKTIAATTIVDDTDYGVQFPKSQK